In Brachypodium distachyon strain Bd21 chromosome 2, Brachypodium_distachyon_v3.0, whole genome shotgun sequence, one genomic interval encodes:
- the LOC100823674 gene encoding uncharacterized protein LOC100823674 isoform X2 has product MACSFSPSSATRLQALEAAAGGKNARIPLKASVSPPLRSLGSCKAARQEFEGATQDPSVSVSSARTQLDLLEQLTSSPTSDGIESGAPVESRPLTTIREQLSALYGERGGEFTLPMGKKLKEGLKALNSMTVSQRRNIKRQAMLTKVQVFSGHLQTYHTHEGTFALQENCICVYSQNLYMK; this is encoded by the exons ATGGCGTGCAGCTTCTCCCCTTCCTCCGCCACGAGGCTGCAGGccttggaggcggcggcgggcgggaaGAATGCGAGGATCCCTCTCAAGGCGTCCGTCTCGCCCCCGCTGAGATCGCTCGGAAGCTGCAAGGCGGCCCGGCAGGAATTCGAGGGCGCTACTCAGGATCCCAGCGTCTCAG TTTCTTCGGCACGAACCCAGTTGGATCTCCTGGAGCAACTAACATCATCCCCTACATCTGATGGCATTG AGAGTGGCGCCCCTGTAGAATCCCGCCCGCTCACTACCATCCGCGAGCAACTGTCAGCACTTTACGGTGAAAGGGGCGGTGAGTTCACCCTCCCTATGGGAAAGAAGCTCAAGGAAGGCCTGAAGGCCCTCAACTCGATGACCGTGTCGCAGAGGAGGAACATCAAAAGGCAAGCCATGCTCACCAAG GTGCAGGTTTTTAGTGGCCATCTTCAGACTTATCATACACATGAAGGTACTTTTGCTCTGCAAGAGAATTGTATTTGTGTATATAGTCAGAACTTGTATATGAAGTAG
- the LOC100823674 gene encoding uncharacterized protein LOC100823674 isoform X1, with the protein MACSFSPSSATRLQALEAAAGGKNARIPLKASVSPPLRSLGSCKAARQEFEGATQDPSVSVSSARTQLDLLEQLTSSPTSDGIESGAPVESRPLTTIREQLSALYGERGGEFTLPMGKKLKEGLKALNSMTVSQRRNIKRQAMLTKVSGRNDSVFFATVGAFVLVPPLAILAIAVLTGYVQLLP; encoded by the exons ATGGCGTGCAGCTTCTCCCCTTCCTCCGCCACGAGGCTGCAGGccttggaggcggcggcgggcgggaaGAATGCGAGGATCCCTCTCAAGGCGTCCGTCTCGCCCCCGCTGAGATCGCTCGGAAGCTGCAAGGCGGCCCGGCAGGAATTCGAGGGCGCTACTCAGGATCCCAGCGTCTCAG TTTCTTCGGCACGAACCCAGTTGGATCTCCTGGAGCAACTAACATCATCCCCTACATCTGATGGCATTG AGAGTGGCGCCCCTGTAGAATCCCGCCCGCTCACTACCATCCGCGAGCAACTGTCAGCACTTTACGGTGAAAGGGGCGGTGAGTTCACCCTCCCTATGGGAAAGAAGCTCAAGGAAGGCCTGAAGGCCCTCAACTCGATGACCGTGTCGCAGAGGAGGAACATCAAAAGGCAAGCCATGCTCACCAAGGTAAGCGGGCGGAATGACTCGGTGTTCTTTGCAACTGTCGGGGCATTTGTCCTTGTGCCGCCTTTAGCCATTTTGGCTATTGCTGTCCTAACTGGTTATGTCCAACTATTGCCATGA
- the LOC100824597 gene encoding cytochrome b561 domain-containing protein At4g18260, with protein sequence MLVSGRKGLLVLFASFVILSLVIPPSHGSSNSKEELDQSRNKTAHPLELMPKKSFQLKLHALFHWSSFGFLMPVGILLVRMSSKSKSGRCIRVLFYCHVISQIAAVLLATGGVALSVMNFENSFSNSHQRVGLALYGFMWLQPLIGFFRPERGVKARSLWYFSHWLLGVTVCATGIANVYTGLRTYHERTTKSVSLWTGLLTVEVSILAFLYLLIDRWSYMMKQGHLPVEQLRPTDNHRTYPTTLRKELGMVQE encoded by the exons ATGCTGGTGTCCGGGAGAAAAGGACTGCTGGTTCTGTTCGCAAGTTTCGTGATTCTTTCGCTTGTTATACCGCCATCCCATGGCTCGTCAAATTCCAAGGAGGAACTCGATCAGAGCCGAAACAAGACTGCGCATCCTTTGGAG CTGATGCCCAAAAAGTCATTTCAGCTCAAGCTGCACGCACTGTTCCACTGGTCTTCTTTTGGTTTCTTGATGCCCGTAGGGATACTGCTGGTCAGGATGTCAAGCAAATCGAAAAGCGGCAGATGCATCAGAGTCCTCTTCTACTGCCATGTCATTTCTCAG ATCGCAGCAGTACTTCTTGCTACCGGCGGTGTGGCTCTATCCGTGATGAACTTTGAGAACTCCTTCAGTAACAGTCACCAAAGAGTAGGATTGGCACTGTATGGATTCATGTGGCTTCAGCCCCTCATTGGTTTCTTCAGACCAGAAAG AGGTGTCAAGGCAAGGAGTCTGTGGTACTTCTCCCATTGGCTTCTAGGCGTGACCGTTTGTGCCACGGGCATCGCAAACGTCTACACTGGCCTCCGTACGTACCATGAAAGAACCACCAAGAGCGTGAGCCTGTGGACCGGTCTCCTCACTGTTGAGGTCTCCATCCTAGCTTTTCTCTACCTCTTGATAGATAGATGGAGCTACATGATGAAACAAGGACACCTCCCGGTTGAGCAGCTAAGACCTACCGATAATCACAGGACCTATCCGACCACTCTTCGGAAGGAATTGGGCATGGTGCAAGAGTGA